One stretch of Streptomyces hygroscopicus DNA includes these proteins:
- a CDS encoding peptidase C39: MTATNQGGPPRPAPAGSSGARRPQPARGRRRAPRGGAGPRKTRRRTVRTPTVLQMEALECGAASLAMVLGHYGRHVPLEELRIACGVSRDGSRASNLLKAARSYGLRAKGMQMEPEALAEVRAPAILFWEFNHYVVYDGMGRRFGKRGVHINDPDKGRRFVPVEEFDTSFTGVVLVLEPEDSFRRGGRRPGVMGALPPRMRGTTGTLLASLLASLLLVAVGAAVPALSRTFIDTFLIGGQDSTLEPLFASMAVAVVLTAVLTGVQQANLLRGRIISSTLSSARFLRHLLRLPVTFFAQRSPADLVQRLRSNDTVAETLARDLAAAAVDGIVVVLYAFLLWTYDPQLTLVGVGLALLNVVAIRVVVRLRATRTQKLRADTARLTTTSYTGLQLIETVKATGGETGYFRRWAGQHAITLEEQQRLGVPSAALAVVAPTLATLNSALILWIGGLRAVEGHISIGLLVAFQALVTRFTAPITRLNGVAGRIQDFSADVTRLKDVENFPVDSLYTRDEPREDTRRLTGQVTLENITFGYSPLDEPLLRDFSLSVGPGRQVALVGASGSGKSTVSRLVSGLYAPWEGVIRVDGQRLEDIPRGALAASVSFVDQDVFLFEGTVRDNVALWDPSIPDEAVVEALRDAALYDDVITRRPEGIHCRVEQDGRNFSGGQRQRLEIARALVRRPSVLVLDEVTSALDARTEQIVMDNLRRRGCACVVIAHRLSTVRDSDEILVLNRGTVVERGRHEDLAAAGGPYAELMKEH, from the coding sequence GTGACCGCGACCAACCAGGGCGGACCGCCCCGGCCCGCACCCGCCGGAAGCAGCGGAGCGCGCCGCCCCCAGCCGGCCCGCGGACGGCGCCGCGCCCCACGTGGCGGAGCCGGGCCGAGGAAGACCCGGCGCCGGACCGTGCGCACCCCCACCGTGCTCCAGATGGAGGCCCTGGAGTGCGGTGCGGCCTCACTCGCCATGGTGCTCGGCCACTACGGGCGCCATGTGCCGTTGGAGGAGCTGCGGATCGCCTGCGGTGTCTCCCGGGACGGATCGCGCGCCAGCAATCTGCTCAAGGCCGCCCGGAGCTACGGTCTGCGCGCCAAGGGCATGCAGATGGAGCCCGAGGCCCTCGCGGAGGTCAGGGCCCCGGCGATCCTGTTCTGGGAGTTCAACCACTACGTCGTCTACGACGGCATGGGGCGGCGGTTCGGCAAGCGCGGCGTCCACATCAACGACCCCGACAAGGGGCGCCGTTTCGTCCCCGTCGAGGAGTTCGACACCAGCTTCACCGGTGTGGTCCTGGTCCTCGAACCCGAGGACTCCTTCCGCCGGGGCGGGCGCCGTCCCGGGGTAATGGGCGCCCTGCCGCCGCGCATGCGCGGCACCACGGGCACCCTGCTGGCCTCGCTGCTGGCCAGCCTGTTGCTGGTGGCGGTGGGGGCCGCGGTCCCGGCGCTCAGCCGCACCTTCATCGACACCTTCCTGATCGGCGGCCAGGATTCGACGCTGGAGCCGCTGTTCGCGTCCATGGCCGTGGCGGTGGTGCTCACCGCCGTACTGACCGGCGTCCAGCAGGCGAACCTGCTGCGCGGACGCATCATCTCCTCCACCCTCAGCAGCGCGCGGTTCCTGCGGCATCTGCTGCGGCTGCCCGTCACCTTCTTCGCCCAGCGCAGCCCGGCCGACCTGGTCCAGCGGCTGCGCTCCAACGACACCGTCGCCGAAACGCTCGCCCGCGATCTGGCCGCCGCGGCCGTGGACGGGATCGTCGTGGTGCTCTACGCCTTTCTGCTGTGGACCTACGACCCCCAACTCACCCTCGTCGGCGTCGGGTTGGCGCTGCTCAACGTGGTGGCGATACGGGTGGTGGTGCGGCTGCGGGCCACCAGGACCCAGAAGCTGCGGGCCGACACCGCGCGGCTGACCACCACCTCGTACACCGGTCTCCAGCTCATCGAGACGGTGAAGGCCACCGGCGGGGAGACCGGCTACTTCCGCCGCTGGGCCGGACAGCACGCCATCACCCTGGAGGAGCAGCAGCGCCTCGGCGTGCCCAGCGCCGCACTGGCCGTGGTCGCCCCCACCCTCGCCACGCTCAACAGCGCCCTCATTCTCTGGATCGGCGGGCTGCGGGCCGTCGAGGGCCATATCTCCATCGGTCTGCTGGTGGCCTTCCAGGCGCTGGTGACCCGCTTCACCGCGCCCATCACCCGGCTCAACGGAGTGGCCGGACGCATCCAGGACTTCTCCGCCGATGTGACCCGGCTCAAGGACGTGGAGAACTTCCCGGTGGACTCCCTCTACACCCGCGACGAGCCGCGCGAGGACACCCGCCGGCTGACCGGGCAGGTGACACTGGAGAACATCACCTTCGGCTACAGCCCGCTGGACGAACCGCTGCTGCGCGACTTCTCGCTCTCCGTCGGCCCCGGCCGCCAGGTGGCGCTGGTCGGCGCCTCCGGCAGCGGCAAGTCCACCGTCTCCCGGCTCGTCTCCGGCCTCTACGCCCCCTGGGAGGGGGTCATCCGCGTCGACGGACAGCGCCTGGAGGACATCCCCCGCGGTGCGCTGGCCGCCTCGGTCTCCTTCGTCGATCAGGACGTCTTCCTGTTCGAGGGCACGGTGCGGGACAACGTGGCGCTGTGGGACCCGTCGATCCCGGACGAGGCGGTGGTGGAGGCCCTGCGGGACGCCGCGCTCTACGACGATGTGATCACACGGCGCCCGGAGGGGATCCACTGCCGGGTGGAGCAGGACGGCCGCAACTTCTCCGGCGGCCAGCGGCAGCGGCTGGAGATCGCCCGCGCCCTGGTGCGCCGCCCCAGCGTGCTGGTCCTGGACGAGGTCACCAGCGCCCTGGACGCGCGCACCGAGCAGATCGTCATGGACAACCTGCGCCGCCGCGGCTGTGCGTGTGTGGTGATCGCCCACCGGCTCAGCACCGTGCGGGACAGCGACGAGATCCTCGTCCTGAACCGCGGCACGGTCGTCGAACGCGGACGGCACGAGGACCTCGCCGCCGCCGGAGGGCCGTACGCCGAGCTGATGAAGGAGCACTGA